The Geobacter sp. AOG2 genome includes a window with the following:
- a CDS encoding endonuclease III domain-containing protein, with protein sequence MSGPATVHLSVTGERLRAVFARLLEHYGPRFWWPAETPFEVCIGAILTQNTAWTNVEKAIGALKAANVLTIEGIEDIQAGRLAELIRPSGYYNVKSVRIKGFVGWLRERHNGSLDAMFNGEWRELRTELLKVPGIGPETCDAIMLYAGNKPTFVVDAYTRRLFHRLGLLPADAGYDETRRLFMEHLPGDAQLFNEYHALIVEQCKIFCRTRPLCDGCPLALQCPVFHSGCNP encoded by the coding sequence ATGAGCGGCCCGGCCACGGTACACCTCAGCGTCACCGGAGAACGGCTCCGGGCCGTCTTTGCCCGCCTGCTGGAGCACTACGGCCCACGTTTCTGGTGGCCGGCCGAAACCCCCTTCGAGGTCTGCATCGGGGCGATCCTGACCCAGAACACCGCCTGGACCAATGTGGAAAAGGCCATCGGAGCCCTGAAGGCAGCCAACGTGCTGACCATCGAGGGGATTGAGGACATTCAGGCTGGTCGTCTGGCGGAGTTGATCCGTCCATCCGGCTACTACAACGTCAAGAGCGTCAGGATCAAAGGGTTTGTGGGGTGGCTCCGGGAGCGTCACAACGGCTCGCTGGACGCCATGTTCAACGGGGAGTGGCGCGAGTTGCGCACGGAGTTGCTGAAGGTGCCCGGCATCGGCCCGGAAACCTGCGATGCGATCATGCTGTACGCCGGGAACAAGCCGACCTTTGTGGTCGATGCCTACACCCGGCGCCTGTTCCACCGCCTGGGCCTGCTACCGGCCGATGCGGGCTACGACGAGACCCGCCGACTGTTCATGGAGCACCTGCCCGGCGATGCCCAGCTGTTCAACGAATACCACGCCCTGATCGTGGAACAGTGCAAGATTTTCTGCCGTACCCGGCCGTTGTGCGACGGCTGCCCCCTGGCGCTGCAATGCCCCGTCTTCCATTCCGGCTGCAATCCGTAA
- the nifJ gene encoding pyruvate:ferredoxin (flavodoxin) oxidoreductase, whose protein sequence is MSRKMVTIDGNTAAAHVAHATNEVIAIYPITPSSVMGEISDAKSAAGERNIWGNVPSVVEMQSEGGAAGAVHGALQAGALTTTFTASQGLLLMIPNMFKIAGELTSTVFHVSARAIAAQALSIFGDHSDVMSCRSTGWAMLCSNNVQETMDFAMIAQSATLRSRVPFLHFFDGFRTSHEVLKVEELTFDDMRAMLDDKLIAEHKGRGLCPDRPVMRGTAQNPDVYFQGRETVNPYYPKCIDIVVDEMAKFAKLTGRKYKLVDYVGAKDAERVVVVMGSGADVVQETVENLVKKGEKVGVVKIHLYRPFPLDAFIKALPKTVKKIAVLDRTKEPGALGEPLYLDVRTAIGEAMAEKKFSFKGYPIIVGGRYGLGSKEFNPAMAKAVLDNLKAKSPRNHYVVGIEEDVTNCSLKVDTSYKNPMDGVYQAMFYGLGSDGTVGANKNSIKIIGEETKNNAQAYFVYDSKKAGSMTTSHLRFGKKPIRAPYLVQEADFVACHNFSFLEKYDMLSKAKKGATFLLNAPFEHDEVWDRIPKEVQQQIIDKKLKFYVIDGVKLGNEIGLGPRINVIMQTSFFKISNIIPLKTAVASIKNAIKKSYGKAGEKVLEMNYKAVDAGLNNLYEVKVPSKATSKLRMAAAVSAKAPKFVKEVTGVIVAGLGDDLPVSKMPADGTFPTATSQYEKRNIAIDIPVWDEKLCIQCGICSFVCPHAVVRMKAYDAKLLKGAPASFKSADCKIPEMAGKKLTVQVAPEDCTGCGACAHNCPAKDKQNPDHKALDMHFQPPLRAQEAENFEFFLKLPDVDPTQVKLETLRSNQLVRPLFEFSGACAGCGETPYLKLLSQLFGDRMLIANATGCTSIYGGNLPTTPWAQRADGRGPAWSNSLFEDNAEFGFGMRLTVDQFNSSALEYLNELAGSKAFASSAKLIKDIIGADQSTQAGIEAQRGRVDKLKAALKGSKDQTARLLVPIADYLVKKSVWCVGGDGWAYDIGYGGLDHVIASGKNINLIVLDTEVYSNTGGQASKSTPMGAVAQFAAGGKSVAKKDLGMMAMAYGSVYVATVSLSNPSQCVKAMLEAEAYDGPSLIIAYAHCIAHGINMTTAVDEQKKAVQSGYWPLYRYNPALAAESKNPLQLDSKAPTITLEEYAYGENRWKVLQKSNPDAAAKLMKQASAFTANRFAYFQKLAALTYDDQK, encoded by the coding sequence ATGAGCAGAAAAATGGTAACCATCGACGGCAATACCGCTGCTGCCCACGTGGCTCACGCCACCAACGAGGTCATTGCCATCTATCCGATCACCCCGTCATCGGTGATGGGTGAGATATCCGACGCCAAGAGCGCCGCCGGCGAGAGGAACATCTGGGGCAACGTTCCCAGCGTGGTGGAAATGCAGTCCGAGGGCGGCGCCGCCGGTGCGGTCCACGGCGCGTTGCAGGCCGGGGCGTTGACCACCACCTTCACCGCCAGCCAGGGGCTTTTGCTGATGATCCCCAACATGTTCAAGATCGCCGGCGAGTTGACCTCCACCGTGTTCCACGTCTCGGCGCGCGCCATCGCCGCCCAGGCCCTGTCGATCTTCGGCGACCACTCCGACGTCATGTCCTGCCGTTCCACCGGCTGGGCCATGCTCTGTTCCAACAACGTCCAGGAGACCATGGACTTCGCCATGATCGCCCAGTCCGCCACCCTGCGCTCCAGGGTGCCGTTCCTGCACTTCTTCGACGGTTTCCGCACCTCCCATGAGGTCCTCAAGGTTGAGGAGCTTACCTTCGACGATATGCGGGCCATGCTGGACGACAAACTGATCGCAGAGCACAAGGGGCGCGGGCTCTGCCCCGACCGCCCGGTGATGCGCGGCACGGCCCAGAATCCCGACGTCTACTTCCAGGGGCGCGAAACGGTCAACCCCTACTATCCCAAATGCATCGACATCGTCGTGGACGAAATGGCCAAGTTCGCCAAGCTGACCGGCCGCAAGTACAAGCTGGTCGATTACGTGGGGGCCAAGGATGCTGAGCGCGTGGTGGTCGTGATGGGCTCGGGTGCCGACGTGGTTCAGGAAACCGTGGAGAACCTGGTCAAGAAGGGTGAAAAGGTCGGCGTGGTCAAGATCCATCTCTATCGCCCCTTCCCGTTGGACGCCTTCATCAAGGCCCTGCCCAAGACCGTGAAGAAGATTGCCGTGCTCGACCGCACCAAGGAGCCGGGCGCCCTGGGCGAGCCGCTCTACCTGGATGTGCGCACCGCCATCGGCGAGGCCATGGCCGAGAAGAAGTTCTCCTTCAAGGGATACCCGATCATCGTCGGCGGCCGTTACGGGCTCGGTTCCAAGGAATTCAACCCCGCCATGGCCAAGGCCGTGCTCGACAACCTCAAGGCCAAGTCCCCCAGAAACCATTACGTGGTCGGGATCGAGGAGGACGTCACCAACTGCAGCTTGAAGGTGGACACGAGCTACAAGAACCCCATGGACGGTGTCTACCAGGCCATGTTCTACGGCTTGGGCTCGGACGGCACCGTGGGCGCCAACAAGAACTCCATCAAGATCATCGGCGAGGAGACCAAGAACAACGCCCAGGCCTACTTCGTCTACGACTCCAAGAAGGCCGGCTCCATGACCACGTCGCACCTGCGCTTCGGCAAGAAGCCGATCCGCGCCCCCTACCTGGTCCAGGAGGCCGATTTCGTGGCCTGCCACAACTTCTCCTTCCTGGAGAAGTACGACATGCTCTCCAAGGCCAAGAAAGGGGCCACCTTCCTGCTCAACGCCCCCTTCGAGCACGACGAGGTGTGGGACCGCATCCCGAAAGAGGTGCAGCAGCAGATCATCGACAAGAAGCTCAAGTTCTACGTGATCGACGGCGTCAAGCTGGGCAACGAGATCGGCCTGGGACCCCGCATCAACGTGATCATGCAGACCTCCTTCTTCAAGATCTCCAATATCATTCCGCTCAAGACCGCCGTGGCTTCCATCAAGAACGCCATCAAGAAGTCCTACGGCAAGGCCGGCGAGAAGGTGTTGGAGATGAACTACAAGGCTGTGGACGCGGGCCTGAACAACCTGTACGAGGTCAAGGTGCCCTCCAAGGCCACCAGCAAGCTGAGGATGGCCGCCGCCGTATCCGCCAAGGCCCCCAAGTTCGTCAAGGAGGTTACCGGGGTGATCGTGGCCGGTCTGGGCGACGACCTGCCGGTATCCAAGATGCCGGCCGACGGCACCTTCCCCACCGCTACGTCCCAGTACGAGAAACGCAACATCGCCATCGACATCCCGGTGTGGGACGAGAAACTCTGTATCCAGTGCGGCATCTGCTCGTTCGTCTGCCCCCACGCCGTGGTGCGCATGAAAGCCTATGACGCCAAGCTGCTCAAGGGCGCTCCGGCAAGCTTCAAGTCGGCGGATTGCAAGATCCCCGAGATGGCCGGTAAGAAGCTCACCGTTCAGGTGGCGCCGGAGGATTGCACCGGTTGCGGCGCCTGCGCCCACAACTGCCCGGCCAAGGATAAACAGAACCCGGACCACAAGGCGCTGGACATGCACTTCCAGCCCCCCCTGCGCGCCCAGGAAGCCGAAAACTTCGAGTTCTTCCTCAAACTGCCCGATGTGGACCCGACCCAGGTCAAGCTGGAAACCCTGCGCAGCAACCAGTTGGTACGTCCGTTGTTCGAGTTCTCCGGCGCTTGCGCCGGCTGCGGCGAAACCCCCTATCTGAAGCTGCTCTCCCAGCTGTTCGGCGACCGGATGCTGATCGCCAACGCCACCGGTTGTACCTCCATCTACGGCGGCAACCTCCCCACCACCCCCTGGGCCCAGCGGGCCGACGGCCGTGGCCCGGCTTGGTCCAACTCGCTGTTCGAGGACAACGCCGAGTTCGGTTTCGGCATGCGCCTGACCGTGGACCAGTTCAACTCGTCGGCCCTGGAGTACCTGAACGAGCTTGCCGGCAGCAAGGCGTTCGCTTCCAGCGCCAAGTTGATCAAGGATATCATCGGGGCGGACCAGTCCACCCAGGCCGGTATCGAGGCGCAGCGCGGCCGCGTCGACAAACTGAAAGCGGCCCTGAAGGGGAGCAAGGACCAGACCGCACGGCTCCTGGTGCCCATCGCCGACTACCTGGTTAAAAAGTCGGTGTGGTGCGTCGGCGGTGACGGCTGGGCTTACGATATCGGTTACGGCGGCCTGGACCACGTCATCGCTTCGGGCAAGAACATCAACCTGATCGTGCTCGATACGGAGGTCTACTCCAACACCGGAGGCCAGGCCTCCAAGTCCACCCCCATGGGCGCTGTGGCCCAGTTCGCGGCCGGCGGCAAGTCGGTGGCCAAGAAGGATCTGGGCATGATGGCCATGGCCTACGGCTCGGTCTATGTGGCCACGGTGTCCCTCTCCAACCCGTCCCAGTGCGTCAAGGCCATGCTGGAGGCCGAGGCCTACGATGGTCCGTCCCTGATTATCGCGTATGCCCACTGTATCGCCCACGGCATCAATATGACCACCGCCGTGGATGAGCAGAAAAAAGCGGTGCAATCCGGCTACTGGCCGCTCTACCGCTACAACCCGGCCCTGGCCGCCGAAAGCAAGAACCCCCTGCAACTGGACAGCAAGGCGCCGACCATCACCCTGGAAGAGTACGCCTACGGGGAGAACCGCTGGAAGGTGCTCCAGAAGAGCAACCCCGACGCCGCGGCCAAACTGATGAAGCAGGCAAGTGCCTTCACCGCCAACCGTTTCGCCTATTTCCAGAAGCTGGCGGCGCTTACCTACGACGATCAGAAGTAA
- the galT gene encoding galactose-1-phosphate uridylyltransferase: protein MSELRWDPIKLHWVIIATERGRRPRDFQVEPEGDGMTACPFCYGNEDKTPPEIFAIRPSGMPNAANWRVRVIPNKYPALRVEGELNNRGYGLYDVMNGIGAHEVIIETPDHNRSLADLTAHEITDVLTAYRARYLDLRRDFRFRYMVLFKNHGLRAGATLHHSHSQLIAVPLLPPVAATQLKVARNYFNTKERCIFCDIIDFELKCGERVVREFSNFVTLAPYASSSPFEVRLYPKRHSHDFALMNDAQLAELAVAMKDMLLRVKNVLRDAPYNFILHTAPPMHRRPGKPTHWNSLEQDYHWHIELVPRLTQVAGFEWGTGFYINPTSPEDAASFLREAEV from the coding sequence ATGTCAGAACTTCGCTGGGACCCCATAAAGCTGCACTGGGTTATCATCGCCACCGAGCGTGGCCGGCGGCCGCGGGATTTCCAAGTCGAGCCGGAGGGGGACGGCATGACCGCCTGCCCCTTCTGTTACGGCAATGAGGACAAGACGCCGCCCGAGATATTCGCTATCCGCCCCAGTGGCATGCCCAACGCCGCCAACTGGCGGGTGAGAGTAATCCCCAACAAATACCCGGCGCTACGGGTGGAAGGGGAGCTGAACAACCGCGGCTACGGACTGTACGACGTGATGAACGGCATCGGCGCCCACGAGGTCATCATTGAAACCCCCGACCACAACCGCAGCCTGGCCGATCTCACCGCCCACGAGATCACCGACGTCCTGACCGCCTACCGGGCACGTTATCTGGACCTGCGCAGGGATTTCCGCTTCCGCTACATGGTGCTCTTCAAGAATCACGGGCTCCGGGCCGGGGCAACCCTGCACCACTCCCACAGCCAGTTGATCGCCGTACCGCTTCTGCCGCCGGTGGCCGCAACCCAGCTCAAGGTGGCCCGCAACTATTTCAACACCAAGGAGCGTTGCATCTTTTGCGACATTATTGATTTCGAGCTGAAATGCGGCGAGCGGGTGGTGCGGGAATTCTCCAACTTCGTCACCCTGGCCCCCTACGCCTCCAGTTCGCCCTTTGAAGTTCGGCTCTATCCCAAGCGCCACAGCCACGACTTTGCCCTGATGAACGATGCCCAACTGGCCGAACTGGCCGTGGCCATGAAGGACATGCTGCTCAGGGTCAAGAACGTGCTGCGCGATGCGCCCTACAACTTCATCCTCCACACCGCGCCCCCCATGCATAGGCGACCCGGCAAGCCGACCCACTGGAACTCGCTGGAGCAGGACTATCACTGGCATATCGAGTTGGTGCCGCGCCTGACCCAGGTGGCGGGCTTCGAATGGGGTACCGGCTTCTACATCAATCCGACCTCGCCGGAGGATGCGGCAAGCTTCCTGCGGGAAGCGGAGGTATGA
- a CDS encoding SDR family oxidoreductase → MKKIFIAGCGYIGRRVARLASDAGYGTTCLVRSAEQGTALEKDGFGTVVGSLDDAAGMPSLEGAAGGAVLYCVPPPGGGLFDTRARNFCAALALSAPPAKIVYLSATSVYSETRGGTVTEDSPTAPASSMGKRRLDAEAAFREFGAAHGAGVVILRISGIYGPGRLPLMQISQGQPLLKEEESGPSNRIHADDLAQICLAAVEKGKDGDIFNVSDGHPASMTSYFNAAADVLGMPRQPQVPLEEARQTMSPLMFSYVSESRVVDNSRMLERLGVRLRYPSMVQGLSASVEVA, encoded by the coding sequence ATGAAGAAGATATTCATAGCCGGTTGCGGCTACATAGGCAGGCGTGTCGCCCGTTTGGCGAGCGATGCGGGATATGGGACGACCTGCCTGGTCAGGTCGGCGGAGCAGGGCACCGCTTTGGAGAAGGACGGCTTCGGGACAGTCGTGGGTTCCCTGGACGACGCGGCGGGGATGCCGTCGCTGGAAGGGGCGGCCGGAGGGGCGGTGCTGTACTGCGTACCGCCACCGGGCGGTGGGCTGTTCGACACCCGGGCCAGGAACTTCTGCGCCGCCTTGGCTCTATCTGCGCCGCCTGCGAAGATCGTCTACCTGAGCGCCACCTCGGTCTATAGCGAGACCCGCGGCGGTACGGTAACGGAAGATTCCCCCACCGCACCGGCATCGTCCATGGGCAAGCGGCGTCTCGATGCCGAAGCAGCCTTCCGGGAGTTCGGAGCGGCCCACGGCGCGGGGGTGGTGATCCTGCGCATCAGCGGTATTTACGGCCCCGGCCGCCTGCCCCTGATGCAGATCAGCCAGGGACAGCCGCTTCTCAAGGAAGAGGAGTCCGGGCCAAGTAACCGCATCCACGCCGACGATCTGGCGCAGATTTGCCTTGCGGCGGTTGAAAAGGGAAAGGACGGTGACATCTTCAACGTCAGCGACGGCCATCCCGCCAGTATGACCAGTTACTTCAACGCCGCCGCCGATGTCCTGGGCATGCCCCGCCAGCCCCAGGTGCCCCTGGAGGAGGCGCGCCAGACCATGTCCCCCCTGATGTTCTCCTACGTGAGCGAGTCGCGGGTGGTGGACAATTCCCGCATGCTGGAGAGGTTGGGCGTCAGGTTGCGTTACCCCTCCATGGTCCAGGGGCTGTCTGCCTCGGTCGAGGTGGCATGA
- a CDS encoding glycoside hydrolase family 57 protein, producing the protein MPTPLDVVILWHMHQPYYRDPLKNEYELPWTYLHGIKDYFDMPAIVEDTPGAKAVFNLVPSLIEQILDYASGTAVDPFLEKGKASPADLAEADRIFLLENFFSANRQRMIEPSRRYLELLYMAGEGKPGSARDRVRHFNDQDLLDLQVLFFLAWTGEASRRRYPVFAELAAKGEEFTAADKALLFATQRELLQAIIPCYKRLHQEGRVELAVSPYYHPILPLLCDTRSAQTAMPRVTLPTAVFRHPEDARAQIRRGIDYFEQVFGFTPTGMWPSEGSVSNETLEIIAESGIGWIATDEDILVKSLEGGLGDHKERLYRPWRFVCRQGEIGAFFRDHQLSDLVGFTYSQWDASRAVADFCGRLHAIKGRSGGEGKVIPICLDGENAWEYYPNNAYDFLQGLYRGIADSPSLNLTLCSDVLARSTFDGRLHGIHPGSWINANYGIWIGHPEENLAWDLLAATRDAAVSHSPAVAEALASGTVAADADVETICRSLYAAEGSDWFWWYGDDHFSPHSDRFDRLFRQHLMNVYRLLGIDTPRALLEAIKKKSPAGLIREPAGFIDPEINGRISDYFEWLAAGLYDLTRQGSAMHSSDRMLQSFYYGYNKSHLFFRIDGIQELSRMLREIDVLNLHLIYDREYRLPLQMRTDEGLLQVRENNAWVPTSGHCRWKIAKTCEVCIPLEAIKLASKSKLFASVTLVRDNEEIGRWPTDAPLMLYYAGPEIELDNWLI; encoded by the coding sequence ATGCCGACCCCGCTCGATGTGGTCATACTATGGCACATGCACCAGCCGTACTACAGGGACCCGCTCAAGAACGAGTATGAGCTCCCCTGGACCTACCTCCACGGCATCAAGGATTATTTCGACATGCCGGCGATCGTGGAAGACACTCCGGGCGCAAAGGCGGTCTTCAACCTGGTCCCGTCCCTGATAGAGCAGATCCTGGATTACGCCTCCGGCACCGCCGTTGACCCCTTCCTGGAAAAAGGCAAGGCTTCTCCGGCCGATCTGGCGGAGGCTGATCGCATCTTCCTGTTGGAGAATTTCTTTTCCGCCAACCGGCAGCGCATGATCGAACCGTCACGCCGCTACCTGGAACTGCTCTACATGGCCGGCGAGGGGAAACCGGGCAGCGCCCGTGACCGGGTACGGCACTTCAACGACCAGGATCTGCTGGACCTCCAGGTTTTGTTCTTCCTGGCCTGGACCGGAGAGGCTTCCCGCAGGCGCTATCCGGTCTTTGCCGAACTGGCGGCCAAAGGGGAGGAATTCACCGCCGCGGACAAGGCACTGCTCTTTGCCACGCAGCGGGAACTGTTGCAGGCCATCATCCCGTGCTACAAGCGCCTGCATCAGGAGGGGCGCGTTGAGTTGGCCGTCTCCCCCTACTACCATCCCATCCTGCCGCTTCTGTGCGACACCCGTAGCGCCCAGACCGCCATGCCGCGGGTCACGCTGCCCACGGCTGTTTTCCGCCACCCTGAAGATGCCCGCGCCCAGATCCGGCGCGGTATCGACTATTTCGAGCAGGTCTTCGGTTTCACCCCCACCGGCATGTGGCCGTCGGAAGGTTCGGTCAGCAACGAGACGCTGGAGATCATCGCCGAAAGCGGCATCGGCTGGATCGCGACGGATGAAGACATTCTGGTCAAAAGCCTTGAGGGGGGCCTGGGGGATCATAAGGAGCGTCTCTACCGTCCCTGGCGCTTCGTCTGCCGACAGGGGGAGATCGGCGCCTTTTTCCGCGACCACCAACTCTCCGACCTGGTTGGCTTCACCTACTCCCAATGGGATGCAAGCCGGGCCGTGGCGGATTTCTGCGGACGGCTGCACGCCATCAAGGGGCGTAGCGGCGGCGAGGGAAAGGTGATCCCGATCTGCCTGGACGGCGAGAACGCCTGGGAGTATTACCCAAACAACGCCTACGACTTTTTGCAGGGCTTGTACCGCGGCATTGCCGACTCACCCTCCCTCAACCTGACCCTCTGCTCCGACGTCCTGGCCCGCAGCACCTTTGACGGGCGGCTGCACGGCATCCACCCCGGTTCATGGATCAACGCCAATTACGGTATCTGGATCGGGCACCCGGAGGAGAACCTGGCTTGGGACCTCTTGGCCGCAACACGGGACGCCGCCGTCTCCCACAGCCCGGCCGTGGCCGAGGCCCTGGCAAGCGGCACCGTCGCAGCGGATGCCGATGTGGAGACGATCTGCCGTTCGCTGTATGCCGCCGAGGGGAGCGACTGGTTCTGGTGGTACGGCGACGACCATTTTTCGCCCCACAGCGACCGCTTCGACCGGCTTTTCCGCCAGCACCTGATGAACGTCTACCGGCTGCTGGGCATCGACACGCCGCGCGCACTGCTGGAAGCGATCAAGAAGAAGAGTCCGGCCGGATTGATCCGGGAACCGGCCGGCTTCATCGATCCCGAGATCAACGGCAGGATCAGCGACTACTTCGAATGGCTGGCCGCCGGCCTCTACGACCTGACCCGCCAGGGTTCGGCCATGCACTCCTCGGACCGCATGCTGCAAAGCTTCTACTACGGTTATAACAAGAGCCATCTCTTCTTCCGCATCGACGGCATTCAGGAGCTTTCCCGGATGTTGCGGGAGATCGACGTGCTCAACCTGCACCTCATCTATGACCGGGAATACCGGCTGCCCCTGCAGATGCGCACCGACGAGGGGCTTTTACAGGTCCGGGAAAACAACGCCTGGGTTCCGACCAGCGGCCATTGCCGTTGGAAGATCGCCAAGACCTGCGAGGTCTGCATCCCGCTGGAGGCCATCAAGCTTGCCTCCAAAAGCAAACTGTTCGCTTCGGTGACCCTGGTGCGCGACAATGAAGAGATCGGCCGCTGGCCGACGGATGCGCCTTTGATGTTGTATTATGCGGGGCCGGAGATCGAGCTGGACAACTGGCTCATATAG
- a CDS encoding TIGR02757 family protein, which yields MPKKNDLKTVLDALYATRSAAHLANDPLSFCHRYREPADREVAAVIASAFAYGGIKIILRTLERIFTELGPSPRRFVERFDAKKGLRTFSGFKHRFNDGRDLCALLWACRLMIEDAGSVNGFFVRFHDSGAEDVTAALDGYTAAVRGLDYRPVFGKADIPAGSYFSFLFPAPASGSACKRLCMFLRWVVRPADGIDLGLWQGVSPAQLVIPVDTHISRICSYLGFTHRKNADWRMAREITDGLRSFDPADPVKYDFSLAHLGISEGCTGNDPLRCLNCAIAGVCPQATAD from the coding sequence ATGCCCAAAAAAAACGACCTGAAAACCGTCCTTGACGCCCTGTACGCAACCCGTTCCGCCGCCCATCTGGCCAACGATCCGCTCTCTTTCTGCCACCGCTACCGGGAGCCGGCCGACCGGGAGGTGGCGGCCGTCATCGCCTCTGCCTTCGCCTACGGCGGCATCAAGATCATCCTGCGCACCCTGGAACGGATCTTCACCGAGCTGGGACCGTCGCCGCGCCGGTTCGTGGAGCGATTCGATGCCAAGAAGGGATTACGGACCTTCAGCGGCTTCAAACACCGCTTCAATGACGGCCGCGACCTGTGCGCCCTCCTGTGGGCCTGCCGGCTGATGATCGAGGACGCGGGCAGCGTCAACGGCTTCTTCGTGCGTTTCCACGACAGCGGGGCCGAGGACGTGACAGCCGCCCTGGACGGCTATACGGCTGCGGTACGAGGCCTGGATTACCGGCCGGTCTTCGGGAAGGCTGACATCCCCGCCGGCTCCTACTTCTCCTTTCTCTTCCCCGCACCCGCCTCGGGCAGCGCCTGCAAACGCCTCTGCATGTTCCTGCGCTGGGTGGTGCGTCCGGCCGACGGCATCGACCTGGGACTCTGGCAGGGGGTTTCACCCGCCCAACTGGTCATCCCGGTGGACACCCACATCAGCCGTATCTGCTCCTACCTTGGCTTTACCCACAGGAAGAACGCCGATTGGCGCATGGCCCGGGAAATCACCGACGGCCTGCGGTCATTCGATCCCGCGGACCCGGTCAAATACGACTTTTCCCTGGCCCACCTGGGCATCAGTGAAGGATGCACCGGCAACGATCCCTTGCGCTGCCTGAACTGCGCCATTGCCGGGGTCTGCCCTCAGGCAACTGCGGACTGA